In a single window of the Raphanus sativus cultivar WK10039 chromosome 9, ASM80110v3, whole genome shotgun sequence genome:
- the LOC108824969 gene encoding uncharacterized protein LOC108824969 produces the protein MREIQRAIIEKGISSVEIKTGKGLNQESSLPRPGSTRWGSNYKRLLRLVGMFASVDEMLVYVEDEGADLTQRSQANGLLKYIHTFDFVSYLHLMLQILGFTENLSLALQNKDQDILNIVSLVESTKRQLQKFRDDGWDSFVNDVSSFCEKHDTVILKMEDYFIDLRKPRKRPTLPTCITIKSIVFIQYWIWSFKSLMVALTSVVECISLKQQLDIYIDNVREDEKFADLKHLGDLAQPASSAVLFFSDQQQAALHHSVARLQNLNRDMTSQSTTIMPRLRVILLVVLCLIRTTVLVLLHHRRTSNLVPWI, from the exons aTGCGAGAAATCCAGAGGGCTATAATTGAAAAGGGAATAAGCAGTGTTGAAATCAAAACTGGAAAAGGACTGAACCAGGAGTCTTCGCTTCCAAGACCAGGAAGTACACGTTGGGGTTCTAATTATAAAAGGTTGTTGCGGTTAGTTGGGATGTTTGCTTCTGTGGATGAGATGCTTGTGTACGTCGAGGATGAAGGTGCTGATCTTACCCAGCGAAGTCAAGCAAATGGTCTTCTCAAATATATCCATACTTTTGATTTTGTATCCTACCTACATTTGATGCTGCAAATTTTGGGATTCACAGAGAACTTGTCACTGGCCTTGCAAAACAAAGATCAGGACATCCTAAATATTGTCTCATTAGTAGAATCCACTAAGCGGCAATTACAAAAGTTCAGAGATGATGGCTGGGACTCTTTTGTGAATGATGTTTCATCTTTTTGTGAGAAACATGACACTGTTATTCTCAAGATGGAGGACTATTTCATCGATCTAAGGAAGCCACGAAAAAGACCAACATTACCAACTTGCATCACTATCAAGTCAATTGTTTTTATACAGTATTGGATATGGAGCTTCAAGAGTTTAATGGTCGCTCTAACGAG TGTTGTGGAGTGCATATCACTTAAGCAGCAACTTGACATTTATATTGATAATGTCCGAGAAGATGAAAAGTTTGCTGATTTGAAACATCTTGGAGATCTAGCGCAG CCTGCTTCCTCCGCAGTCTTATTCTTCTCCGACCAACAGCAAGCAGCACTTCATCATTCTGTTGCTCGCCTTCAAAATCTCAATCGAGATATGACGAGCCAATCCACCACCATCATGCCTCGTCTCCGAGTTATACTCCTTGTCGTCCTCTGTTTGATCCGTACCACCGTCCTCGTTCTGTTGCACCACCGGCGAACATCCAATTTAGTTCCATGGATCTAG